The following are from one region of the Mesorhizobium sp. B2-8-5 genome:
- the choW gene encoding choline ABC transporter permease subunit: MDPISKFLTDYKIPIGPWGKAFFGFLTDNFDTIFRAFSNGLNFILDGAVDLLLVVPPVLLALVIAIIAWLLQRSRPLAIGVFLGLIFIINQNLWKQTVQTLVLVVAAAAMAMAIGVPLGIWAAHKPKVYRVMLPVLDLMQTLPTFVYLIPVLTLFGLGNAPGLIVTIIFVIPTAVRLTHLGVVSVPKAIVEAGEAFGATKRQLLWKVELPSALPTIMAGLTQSIMLSLSMVVFAALIGAGGLGTEINRALGSRRIDLGLEAGLAIVVLAIVLDRMTRIGAGGKK, from the coding sequence ATGGATCCGATTTCGAAATTCCTGACCGACTACAAAATCCCGATCGGGCCGTGGGGCAAGGCCTTCTTCGGCTTCCTGACCGACAATTTCGACACCATCTTCCGGGCGTTTTCAAACGGGCTGAACTTCATCCTCGACGGGGCGGTGGATCTGCTGCTGGTGGTCCCGCCCGTGCTTCTGGCGCTGGTCATCGCGATCATCGCCTGGCTGCTGCAGCGTTCGCGGCCGCTCGCCATCGGCGTCTTCCTGGGTCTGATCTTCATCATCAACCAGAATCTGTGGAAGCAGACGGTCCAGACGCTGGTGCTGGTGGTTGCCGCCGCCGCCATGGCCATGGCGATCGGCGTGCCGCTCGGCATCTGGGCCGCGCACAAGCCGAAGGTCTACCGGGTCATGCTGCCGGTGCTCGACCTGATGCAGACGCTGCCGACCTTCGTCTACCTGATCCCGGTGCTGACGCTGTTCGGCCTCGGCAACGCACCCGGCCTGATCGTCACCATCATCTTCGTCATCCCGACAGCCGTGCGCCTCACACATCTCGGCGTGGTTTCAGTGCCCAAGGCAATCGTCGAAGCGGGCGAGGCGTTCGGCGCCACCAAGCGCCAGCTTCTGTGGAAGGTGGAGCTGCCGTCGGCGCTGCCGACCATCATGGCGGGCCTGACGCAATCGATCATGCTGTCGCTGTCGATGGTGGTGTTCGCCGCCCTGATCGGCGCCGGCGGCCTCGGCACGGAAATCAACCGCGCGCTCGGCTCGCGCCGCATCGATCTCGGGCTTGAGGCGGGCCTCGCCATCGTCGTGCTCGCCATCGTGCTCGACCGCATGACCCGCATCGGCGCTGGAGGCAAGAAATGA